A genomic segment from Glycine soja cultivar W05 chromosome 20, ASM419377v2, whole genome shotgun sequence encodes:
- the LOC114403127 gene encoding uncharacterized protein LOC114403127 has protein sequence MTNDIIRGLITKVIWNVLELRCVVLLSFFLQVFLIFFGNRRKYIANTWLHVCVWLTYLLADLVATFALGKLSRDINPSTDPNFVIWVPFLLVHLGGPDTITAYGLEDNELWLRHLLGLFSQLAVASYVVYSSWNGNNLNYVTIPVMVVGIIKYGERTWSLWLGSSKKFRKSILPPPDAGPNYAKFMDNYTAKEAEGYKVELKGEWESTSILLDHPPGTIANESVPDALLLQDGFYFLEIFECLFADLILSIQDHRSSQHFFQNRSWEHAYKVIEVELGLMYDKLYTKAVVTYSRPLGLVLKFVTFSCTLFAFIAFYCLIDKAHIDYDQIITLVLFAGAIFLEIYAVIVLLCSSQTMHWLSSKHKSRKVDLLYKAIACFQRCFQLSHTKRWSNLMTQFNLISFCLKDEPVKCINVQKFLGVYEFFEKSYYQHTHAVQEELKKLIFEQILDKSWDAKDTKACKTLCALRGDRVLHKRKCRFIDWSTEVEFDQSLLLWHIATDLCYYSDKSKSDESDESDENCMLWLWHIATDLCCESESDESEANCAAWLQNYKISKFLSDYMLYLLVECPFMLPNGIGQIRFEDTCAEASEILQERKYISQRDKVCQVILRVNTDVLPSKVKGDRSKSVLFDARRLAKSLQSLETKRNWSKEEKWEMISHVWVEMLCYAASQCRGLHHAKQLSRGGELLTHVWLLMAHLGITEQFQISQGHARAKLIVS, from the coding sequence ATGACAAATGATATTATTCGGGGTCTGATCACAAAAGTAATCTGGAATGTATTGGAACTCAGATGCGTGGTTTTATTGAGTTTCTTCTTGCAAGTATTCCTTATATTTTTTGGCAACAGAAGAAAGTACATAGCCAATACATGGCTACATGTCTGTGTCTGGTTGACCTATCTGTTGGCAGATTTGGTTGCTACCTTTGCGCTGGGCAAGCTTTCCAGAGACATAAATCCTTCAACAGACCCCAATTTCGTAATCTGGGTACCCTTCCTTCTTGTGCATCTCGGTGGCCCTGACACAATCACTGCCTACGGCCTCGAGGATAATGAGCTATGGCTACGACACTTGCTTGGGTTATTCTCCCAGCTTGCAGTAGCAAGTTATGTTGTTTACAGTTCATGGAATGGCAACAACCTTAACTATGTTACCATTCCAGTTATggtggtaggaataatcaaatATGGTGAGAGGACTTGGTCCTTGTGGTTGGGAAGCAGCAAGAAGTTCAGAAAATCCATTCTCCCTCCTCCAGACGCTGGACCAAATTATGCCAAATTCATGGATAACTACACTGCAAAAGAAGCTGAAGGATATAAAGTTGAATTGAAGGGGGAATGGGAATCTACGTCCATACTATTGGATCACCCACCAGGGACAATAGCAAATGAAAGTGTACCAGATGCTTTGCTTTTACAGGATGGATtctatttccttgaaattttcgaGTGCCTATTTGCAGATCTCATCCTTAGCATTCAAGACCACCGAAGCAGCCAACATTTCTTTCAGAACAGATCATGGGAACATGCGTATAAAGTAATTGAGGTTGAGCTTGGATTGATGTATGATAAGCTATATACAAAGGCAGTGGTAACATACTCTCGCCCCCTTGGCCTTGTCCTCAAATTTGTGACCTTTTCCTGCACCCTCTTTGCATTTATTGCATTTTATTGTCTGATAGATAAAGCACACATAGATTATGACCAAATTATTACTTTGGTGCTTTTCGCTGGGGCTATTTTTCTTGAGATATACGCGGTCATTGTTTTACTTTGTTCAAGTCAGACCATGCATTGGTTAAGCAGCAAGCATAAGAGTAGGAAAGTGGATCTTCTCTACAAGGCCATCGCATGTTTTCAAAGGTGTTTTCAACTCTCTCACACTAAGAGGTGGTCTAATCTTATGACACAATTCAATCTCATTAGTTTCTGCTTGAAAGATGAGCCAGTCAAATGCATCAACGTCCAGAAATTTCTTGGCGTCTATGAGTTTTTCGAGAAGTCTTACTACCAACACACACATGCTGTCCAGGaggaattaaaaaaactcaTCTTTGAACAGATTTTGGACAAGTCTTGGGATGCAAAAGACACCAAAGCATGTAAAACATTATGTGCTCTCAGGGGTGATCGAGTTCTTCACAAACGGAAATGCCGTTTCATTGACTGGAGCACTGAGGTAGAGTTCGATCAAAGCCTTCTGCTTTGGCATATTGCTACTGATCTTTGTTACTATTCAGATAAATCAAAATCAGATGAATCAGATGAATCAGATGAAAATTGTATGTTATGGCTTTGGCATATTGCTACAGATCTTTGCTGtgaatcagaatcagatgaatCAGAGGCAAATTGTGCTGCCTGgctccaaaattataaaataagcaAATTCTTGTCAGATTATATGTTATATCTTCTTGTGGAATGTCCTTTTATGTTGCCCAACGGAATAGGGCAGATCAGATTTGAGGACACGTGTGCGGAGGCCAGTGAAATTTTGCAAGAAAGGAAGTACATTTCACAAAGAGATAAAGTTTGCCAAGTGATACTTCGAGTGAATACAGATGTTCTACCATCAAAGGTTAAAGGAGATAGAAGCAAGTCTGTGCTCTTTGATGCACGTAGGCTTGCTAAATCGTTACAGTCTTTAGAAACGAAAAGGAATTGGTCGAAAGAAGAGAAATGGGAAATGATAAGTCATGTTTGGGTGGAGATGCTGTGTTATGCAGCAAGCCAGTGTAGAGGGCTTCATCATGCCAAGCAGCTAAGCCGAGGAGGTGAGTTGCTCACACATGTCTGGCTGTTAATGGCTCATTTGGGTATAACTGAACAGTTTCAGATTTCACAAGGTCACGCAAGGGCAAAGTTGATTGTGAGCTAA